The Chitinispirillales bacterium ANBcel5 genome includes the window AAACGAATCCCGCGGAAGAAAGGTCTGCTTTTTAGCATCAGGAATAAAATTACCCTTAGGCAAAAACAGCGTATAGAAGGAAAGTACCAGGGACGATAGTGCCGAAAAGATCATTATGTCCGGAAGGCGGCTTGATTGAGCCAAATCTCCCCCACGCACCCAGCCAAAACTAAACACCCACGCTACAGCGATCCATCCTATTGTTCCCCACACACGAATGTTTCCAAATTTATTGCGCCGATCCTTAGGAGAGTGATGAAATGTAATAGCATTTATCAGAGGCATTGTGGGCATAACTAACAGTGTATAAGCAAGATAGAGAAACATCACGGGGTAAAAACTGCTCTGACGTGAGAAGAACAGCATCACGATTGCCCCAAGGAAATGACAGATCCCCAGTAAACGTTCAGCCCGTATAAGCCTGTCGGCTATGCAGGCAGCAACCAATGGTGAAACGATGGCAGAAAAGGCAGCAATACCCACAATCAATCCAGTCTGAGATCCGGTGAATTTCAAATGATCAGAGAGGTAAAGGCTCATGATAGGAAGGGTAGCCCCTGCCACAAAAAACTGCAGAAACATCAATATACATAGTTTGATTTTTATCACTTTATTCAATATATCACCTCAGTTAGTGAATTTTTCACCAACATTTTTCTTTATCTAAATTATAAAGGGATTACACTGCTCTTTAAGAAACAGACAGAACAACTATCCTGCAGTGTGAAAATACAAAATTGGTTGATGATGTTGTCACTTATTTCAGGGTAGATCTAGTCTGAAATCACCACTGAGCCAGAAATTAAAAAAATTATAAGATTAACAACCACTGAAAACACGGAAGGCACGGAAAGGAGAGTGTGGTGACTCTGCCTGGAAAGGTATAAATGAGGAGCTGCGGTTACAAGTCTTAATTCAGGGTCAAATTGTTCCTATTGTAGCGAGAGGATCGCTTCGCCGCCCAAATCTCTGGCTGTCACCCATCCCCATCTTTCGAAAGAGTGGCACCCCACTTAACTAACCCCGCCCTCTGAATGTCATCTATACCTGAATAAATCTCCTCATCACTATACTTTGGCTTTATACTCTTAATGATACTATAAAGCGAATCTACGCTTATGGGTTCGTGGTTATCTTTTGCTTCATTGGCGGCAAAAAGAAGAGTCGCACGCAATTCAAGTTCCCGGGCATTCATAGTGCCAAAAGTTTCGATGACATGATCGATTTTTTCTCTATTCTCAAGTAAGAATTGCTGTGCTCTTTTTTTCAGGTCTTCTGTCTTAGAACCTGGCTTTAGCTGGTAACCACCAGTTCCAGAATAGATACTTACGACCGTAACTCCGCCCAGGGTTTCAGTTTGATCTAAGTCGATAGTGACATCAACGCAATATGGCCCATAGTTGTAGAGTGTAAAATCGTAGCCGCACTTAACACCATACCCTTCCTGAAGAATAAAAAGGATTTTCTGAAGGCTTGTTTTACCAAATTGAACTGGTTTTTCAGCTAACCTGGATGCAAGCTCTGTAATTAGTGCATAGTGATCCCAGGGAATTATACTGAACATACAATTAACTCCTCACTCTTTTATTTTTTCCTTTATACTTTTACGATGCTCAGGTGATGAATAGATTCGATATTGATTTATCGACCGAAGCCCTTTAATAACAGAGGACACTAATGACAATTTTACAATAGTTTCCTCTTGTGGTATATAGATTGGAATGTCAGATTTCTCAAATTTGTACCAGGAACTTCGTGCCATATCAGTAAAACCAATTTTTTCCTTAAATTGTTCTTCGATCTCTTTAAGTTTGTCGAGTTCTTCAGCTGAAGGACTTTCACTTGTCTCGTATACTTTTCTGTAATGCTTTCTTGTTTTTATGATTTCTGCGTGTTCCCCACCTTTGCCGGCTGTAATCATTCCAAGAACTTTCCAATCATCCCATGTTAAATACTCTTTAACTCTTTTTGCTGTATCAGGTTTTCTGTGTAAAACCGATACCCTTGCAATGAGACTGGCTCATTATTTAAAAATCTCAGCATCTTTTCTTTATCATCCCACCTTCAAAAAGCCACTATGCCTGTCCTTGTTCCTTTATCACTCTTTCTCCAACCCTCTTCACGCTTTTTTTTAACTATACTATAATAATAACTAACGCATTCGGGAAATTCGATCTGAAAAAGCTCAATTGGTCACACATTTCGCACATCATCCCTCAAGCACTAAAGAGTGCATCTCGCTGGTTTCAATCACCAATAACCACCACCCTAAAGGTTCCCCCGAATTCAGATGCCCATTATGTGCTTTCATTTGCCCCTTCCGGGCTATCAGCAATGATTACCGAAGCAGCCGCAACCTGTGCAGTGAACTTACAACCTGAAAAATTCCTTCGCAAGGTTACAAATTATTAGTTTTCTAAAGACGACAAAGAGATAACAGCCTAAAAATTTAGTAGAGAGGATAATGTATGCGAATCAAATATATGCACAAAATGGGCAAAACAGGCGGAGACTTCTTATACTTCAACAAAGAAGATATTCCGGAAGATATCATCGAGATCTTAACAACCAATGAGAAATTTAAAAAATCAGGCTCTTTTGGACAAAAAGGACTTGGCAAACCGGAAGAAATCGAATCCTTAACCATTATAGATAGTGACGGAACTGAAAAATACTCATATCATAATAAGTGTATGCACTACGCGTTTAGTAATGATCAATCGATGCAGCCGGTTTTCAAAGCATTCACTCATTTCATGATTAAGCATAAACAGAGATAAAATCACATAGCAGCGAGCAGATAGGGTTTGTCCCTCACAGTATTCCATCACGCCCTGCTTTTCCTGTACTCTTTCAATTGCACCAGATAGGTAGCTCTTATGGCAAGAAGCTCATTATCATATCTGCCATCCCTGAAATCCGGAAAAGACCACTCAAAGGAACGATACCTGCCCCCTCTGTATCGTCCTGCAAGATCGGCGTAGATACCCTTGTCCAGGTAAACCTTCTGCCCTGCTTCTTTTGCCGAAGCAAGCAGGGTTTTGTTATGATCAAGATATCCCGCATCAAGATTAACCCCTCGTTTGCCTTCGATACAAAGAGAAAATTCGATCTGATTGCACTGCAGTTTGACCTCAACAATATCTTTGGGGTTTCTAAGCTCTTTTAGCGAAACCAAGCGCCTCTGAAGCGGCTCGCCCATCTCCGATTCATAATAATCTGTAACATCAAAATGATGATCATCACCCTGATAATCTATCTCTCCCCACCGCTTTTCAATCTCTTCAAGCGCACGTGTAAAAAGAGTGCTCTGCTTGTAAAGAACCGCTACAAAGTATTTAACCGGGTCTGGTTGGTGTACTGATGCCATTTTTTTTGATCTCCAAAAAAGCCCTGTTTATTATTTGGCTGTCGATTGCAAACTCTTTCGCTATACACATCATCTGCTCTTCCCGACTAAGGGAGATGCGTTTTGATCCATTCTCAGAAAACAAAGAAAGCGTTTTGTTCTGAAGGTATTTCTGTGCTCCTTCTACCCTACTGGTTATAACCGGATAATTCATCATCTCCCAGGCAAAAGAACTCTCCCAGGCTTTGGCAAAAGTGAAAGAATCTACCGGAGCAATCTTATAAACCAGCCTCAGTTTACGATTCCCTCTGTAAACAGTGTAGAGTTCAAGCTTTTGGCCCCCCGAAACCGGCCGTAACTCAATAGTATTTGTTCCCGTGTTAACAGTTGATACTTTATCGTGATAAACGGTAGTAGGAACAAAGAGAAGGTACCCCGGATCAAGAAGCTTTATTGTACCGGATTGCACAATCACAAGACCGCAGTGAGTATCAACCCCATAGTGGCGATTAGCTAACACCGGATGGGCTTCTATACCCAAAGCATTAAACACAGAGATTATTGCTGCAGTTAGTGAAAAACAGGTTCCCCCTGTTCCCCACTTAAGATAATCACTTATCAACTCATCAGGATAGCGCATTGCGGATGATGGACTAACCATTGAACCCGATTTTATTATCTTGGTAAGGTTTTCGTAGGGAATGCAGGAAAAGGCTGCTGACAGTGCGCTGATAAGATGATCCTTATCAGCTTCTGCATCAATCGAAAAGCGTTTTAAAAATCTGTTCAACAGGTTTTGATCTTTAATCGTTAGATGTGGTGAATCGTGAATCATTGTTTTAAGCTCTTTATCTGGATAACTGTGATCTCTTTGGGGTAAGCAAGGATAACCGAACCACTACGCACTTGTTCTCCCATTTATGAAACTGTTCCGGATGAAACTCTCCGGGCGAAGAAAAATGAAACGATATAAAAGGCCATCGCTACAAGAACAATGGTTGCCCCCGATG containing:
- a CDS encoding DUF4416 family protein, which codes for MASVHQPDPVKYFVAVLYKQSTLFTRALEEIEKRWGEIDYQGDDHHFDVTDYYESEMGEPLQRRLVSLKELRNPKDIVEVKLQCNQIEFSLCIEGKRGVNLDAGYLDHNKTLLASAKEAGQKVYLDKGIYADLAGRYRGGRYRSFEWSFPDFRDGRYDNELLAIRATYLVQLKEYRKSRA